GAGGGGGGAATCCATATTGCGGCGGAAGGATATCTGCCGGCCCTGAAAAAGCTCTGCCGCGACCGGGGAGCGCTGCTCATCTTCGATGAGGTACAGTGCGGCATGGGACGGACGGGCAAGTTGTTCGCATACGAACATTTCGATTCCGCCCCCGACATCATGACCCTGGCCAAGGCCCTGGGCGGCGGCGTCCCCATCGGAGCGATGCTGGCAACGGACGAAGTTGCCGGGAGTTTCGTCCCCGGAACCCACGCCTCGACCTTCGGCGGGAATCCCTTGTCCTGTGCGGCCGGTGCAGCCGTGATGAAGACGCTGCTCTCTCCCGGGTTTCTCGATACCGTCAACGCCCGGTCCGGTTACTTTGTAGCCTGTCTGGAGGATCTGAAGCGTCGCCACACCGTGATCCGGGAGATTCGGGCTCTGGGCCTCATGATCGGGGTGGAGCTGGAACTCGATGGGGTGGCGATCGCCCGGGAGTGTCTGGAACGGGGATTCCTGATTAATTGTACAATGGGAAATGTCCTCCGTTTTTTGCCGCCTCTCATCGTTTCTCATGAAGAAATCGACGCCTTGATTGCGCTATTGGATCAGGTCCTGCCGTGAGAATTCCAACTGTGTGATGGGTATGCCGATTGCGGAAAGACAGGGGGTATCGAATGAAAAAAGATCTACTTTCCATTCATGATTTGAGCCGTGAGGAAATCGAACTTATCCTGGAGCGTTCCTCCGACCTGAAACGGAAGCGGAATGAAGGAGTCTCCTATCAGCCCCTTCAGGGGAAATGTCTGGGGATGATCTTCGATAAGTCCTCCACCCGAACCCGGGTCTCCTTTGAGGTGGGAATCTACCAGTTGGGCGGTTATGCCCTTTTCCTGAGCAATCGCGATATCCAGCTCGGGCGGGGGGAGACCATCGCCGATACGGCCCAGGTCCTCTCCCGCTACATCGACGGGATCATGATCCGGACCTACCGGCAGTCCGATGTGGAGGAACTTGCGGCCGTGGCGGACATCCCGGTGATCAACGGGCTGACCGATCTGCTTCACCCGTGCCAGGTCCTGGCCGACCTCTTCACCGTCCAGGAACGGTTCGGATCTTTTGAGGGCTTGAAAGTGGCCTATGTGGGGGATGGGAACAACATGGCGAATTCCTGGCTTTATGCCGCGGCGAAACTGGGCCTCGCGATCTCCATCGGCTGTCCTGAGGGATACGCACCGGATGACGGCGTTCTGTCGGAAGCACGGGAGGACGCCCGCGCCTCGGGTTCCCGCATTGTTGTCACCCACGACCCGGTGGAGGCCGTCACCGATGCACAGGTAATTATTACCGATGTCTGGGCCAGCATGGGACAGGAAGAGGAGTACGAAAAGCGGTTACGGGATTTTGCCGGCTATCAGGTGAATCGGAAACTTGCGGAACATGCCGATCCGACCTATCTTTTCATGCACTGTCTGCCCGCCCATCGCGGTGAAGAGGTGGCCGCGGATGTAATCGACGGGTCCCACTCCATTGTCGTGGATGAGGCGGAAAACCGGTTACATACCCAGAAGGCGGTCATGGAACTTTTGATGGGAGAACAATCAGGATGAGTGAAAAGATCCGAAAGGTGGTCGTCGCCTATTCCGGAGGATTGGATACCTCCGTGATCGTCCGGTGGATCCGGGAGACCTACCGGTGTGACGTGGTAACCTTCACGGCCGACCTCGGTCAGGAGGAGGAATTAGACGGGATCGAGGAGAAGGCGAAAAAGACGGGGGCCGTCAAAGCCGTGATCTCCGATCTTCGGGAGGAGTTCGTCCGGGATTATGTCTTTCCGGCCCTGCAGGCCGATGCCGTCTATGAAGGGCTCTATCTCATGGGGACCTCCCTGGCCCGGCCGTTGATCTCAAAATATCTTGTGGAGATCGCCCGGGCCGAAGGGGCGGACGCCATTGCTCACGGAGCGACGGGGAAAGGAAACGACCAGGTGCGATTTGAGCTCTCCGCCTATGCCTTGAATCCGGAGATCAAGATCGTGGCCCCTTGGCGGGAATGGGACCTCAATTCCCGTGAGGCTCTGATCGCCTATGCCGAAAAGCACGGGATCCCCGTGCCGGTGACCAAGGCCCGCCCCTACAGTACCGACCGGAACCTTTTTCACATCAGTTTCGAAGGGGGAGTATTAGAGGATCCCTGGGAACCGCCGCCCGAGGAGATGTTCGTCCTGACCGTTGCCCCGGAAACCGCCCCCGACGAGGCGGAAAAGATTATCATCGATTTTGAAAACGGGATTCCGACGGCGCTCAATGGCCGGAACCTGTCGCCGGCGGAACTGCTGACTGAAGCGAACCGTCTGGGGGGAAAGCACGGCATCGGTCGCCTTGACATGGTGGAAAACCGTTTCGTCGGGATGAAGGCCCGGGGAGTGTATGAGACACCGGGCGGGACCCTCCTTCATGTCGCCCACCGCGCCATGGAGTCGATTGCCATGGACCGGGAGGTCATGCACCTGCGGGACAGCCTGATCCCGAAATTTGCCGAACTGGTCTATAACGGTTTCTGGTTTTCACCGGAAATGGAGATGCTCTTGAAGACCATCGAACAATCCCAGCGGGGTGTGACCGGCACGGTCCGCCTGAAATTGTACAAAGGAAACTGCATCGTCGAGGGAAGAAAGTCGCCGAACTCCCTCTACAATCCGGAGTTCGCGACCTTTGAGGCCGACGAGGTTTACAACCAGAAGGATGCCGAAGGGTTTATCCGGCTCAACGCCCTCCGGCTCCGAATCCGTAAAATGTTGGAAGAAAGGGAGAGACCATGAAGATCAACGTGGAAAAAGCACTTGTGGAATTTACCCCGGAGACCGATGAGGAAACGGCATCTCTCGAGAAGGTCTGGAATCTGATCGTCGACTGTGTAAAGGCCAACAAGAAACTTGTGCCCGTCGGAGAGTATGTGCCGGCGAAGCGAAAGCTGGCACGGTTTGCCATCGAAGACTGACGGTTTCGTCAAAAGGTCCGTTTGCTTGTTACGCCTTCGGTGTGCCCCGTTTCAGATTAATTTTTGCCGCCGTTGGCGGCCCACACATTAAGGTCTCTTGAGGTTATC
This window of the Deltaproteobacteria bacterium genome carries:
- a CDS encoding aspartate aminotransferase family protein translates to MASVRDDVMKITEKYIMETYGRYPVTLVRGEGCRVWDSNDREYIDFLSGLAVNSLGHCHPAVVSAIREQAGQLIHVSNLYHIAPQAELAKLLVDHSFAGKAFFANSGAEANEAAIKLARKHAKDRGEPDRCEIVSMIQSFHGRTLATVTATGQKKFHQGFEPLVPGFHYVSFNDISAVEAVVTEKTCAVLVEPVQGEGGIHIAAEGYLPALKKLCRDRGALLIFDEVQCGMGRTGKLFAYEHFDSAPDIMTLAKALGGGVPIGAMLATDEVAGSFVPGTHASTFGGNPLSCAAGAAVMKTLLSPGFLDTVNARSGYFVACLEDLKRRHTVIREIRALGLMIGVELELDGVAIARECLERGFLINCTMGNVLRFLPPLIVSHEEIDALIALLDQVLP
- the argF gene encoding ornithine carbamoyltransferase, encoding MKKDLLSIHDLSREEIELILERSSDLKRKRNEGVSYQPLQGKCLGMIFDKSSTRTRVSFEVGIYQLGGYALFLSNRDIQLGRGETIADTAQVLSRYIDGIMIRTYRQSDVEELAAVADIPVINGLTDLLHPCQVLADLFTVQERFGSFEGLKVAYVGDGNNMANSWLYAAAKLGLAISIGCPEGYAPDDGVLSEAREDARASGSRIVVTHDPVEAVTDAQVIITDVWASMGQEEEYEKRLRDFAGYQVNRKLAEHADPTYLFMHCLPAHRGEEVAADVIDGSHSIVVDEAENRLHTQKAVMELLMGEQSG
- a CDS encoding argininosuccinate synthase, giving the protein MSEKIRKVVVAYSGGLDTSVIVRWIRETYRCDVVTFTADLGQEEELDGIEEKAKKTGAVKAVISDLREEFVRDYVFPALQADAVYEGLYLMGTSLARPLISKYLVEIARAEGADAIAHGATGKGNDQVRFELSAYALNPEIKIVAPWREWDLNSREALIAYAEKHGIPVPVTKARPYSTDRNLFHISFEGGVLEDPWEPPPEEMFVLTVAPETAPDEAEKIIIDFENGIPTALNGRNLSPAELLTEANRLGGKHGIGRLDMVENRFVGMKARGVYETPGGTLLHVAHRAMESIAMDREVMHLRDSLIPKFAELVYNGFWFSPEMEMLLKTIEQSQRGVTGTVRLKLYKGNCIVEGRKSPNSLYNPEFATFEADEVYNQKDAEGFIRLNALRLRIRKMLEERERP